From Streptomyces sp. TLI_105, the proteins below share one genomic window:
- a CDS encoding response regulator transcription factor has product MSRTADRLRVVLAEDSVLLREGLIGLLARFGHEVVAAVGDADALREAVAVHEPDIVVTDVRMPPGFQDEGLRAAVALRAERPALPVLVLSQYVQRSYAADLLDAGDGTGVGYLLKDRVGQVEEFADALARVAAGGTVVDPEVVRQLLRRHRDPLEALTPREREVLGLVAEGRSNGAIARRLVVTEAAVGKHIGNILAKLDLPPAEDSHRRVLAVLTYLRA; this is encoded by the coding sequence GTGTCCCGCACTGCCGACAGGCTCCGTGTCGTCCTCGCCGAGGACAGCGTCCTCCTCCGGGAGGGACTGATCGGGCTCCTGGCCCGGTTCGGCCACGAGGTCGTCGCCGCCGTCGGTGACGCCGACGCCCTGCGCGAGGCGGTCGCCGTCCACGAGCCCGACATCGTCGTGACCGACGTCCGGATGCCGCCCGGTTTCCAGGACGAGGGCCTGCGCGCGGCGGTCGCGCTCCGCGCCGAGCGGCCGGCCCTGCCGGTCCTGGTCCTCAGCCAGTACGTGCAGCGCAGCTACGCCGCCGATCTCCTGGACGCGGGCGACGGCACCGGTGTCGGCTACCTCCTGAAGGACCGGGTCGGGCAGGTGGAGGAGTTCGCGGACGCCCTGGCCCGGGTCGCGGCCGGCGGCACGGTCGTCGATCCGGAGGTCGTGCGGCAGCTGCTGCGCCGGCACCGGGATCCGCTGGAGGCGCTGACCCCGCGCGAGCGCGAGGTCCTGGGTCTCGTCGCGGAGGGCCGTTCCAACGGGGCGATCGCCCGCCGTCTGGTCGTGACCGAGGCCGCCGTCGGCAAGCACATCGGCAACATCCTGGCGAAGCTGGACCTGCCGCCGGCCGAGGACAGCCACCGCCGGGTCCTCGCCGTCCTCACGTACCTCCGGGCATGA
- a CDS encoding bifunctional diguanylate cyclase/phosphodiesterase: MSGTPEGPVHPEPAETHAAEPALTERHLARRTAELRDYRAAFRVAQLAMAVVDEDGVVIAANDSFGTLLGTEPAALREQAAADLVDLASDGRTWHAYREVLGGRRSRFRCTRRLKHADGRSLWAEVTVAPVPDSRRVLLSIADISERRELHARLRHLQMHDPVTRLPNRALFFERLSAALEVAAQDAAVAEASAQYGSQESPRSHESHESYESYGYGRTGRIGLCYLDLDGFKAVNDTLGHRVGDRLLAAVATRLTECADSDGYTRNGGHLVARLGGDEFAILVEDSTGTEQLADLARSVLDALQHPFDLGGQRLSVSASIGVVERAAPGTTATALMQAADTTLYWAKADGKARWTLFDPERNAHRMTRQSLSSTLRPAVERGEFALEYQPLVDLADGAVRGVEALVRWNHPQFGSLAPNRFIGIAEEDGSIVELGRWVLGTACRQARQWQKDHPRERPIFVSVNVAVRQVWDSDLVADVAGILAETGLAPHLLQLELTESAVMGSNGRPLQALQALSDMGVRIAIDDFGTGYSNLAYLSRLPVSVLKLDGSFVRGFQDEEHANPADELIVEALVHLAHRLGLTVTAECVETAGQASRLRRIGCDTGQGWLYSRAVAPDRIAELIGTEPLPV; this comes from the coding sequence GTGAGCGGAACCCCCGAAGGACCGGTGCACCCAGAGCCGGCGGAGACACACGCGGCCGAACCCGCACTCACGGAGCGTCACCTCGCGCGCCGGACGGCCGAACTCCGCGACTACCGCGCCGCCTTCCGGGTCGCCCAGCTCGCCATGGCCGTGGTCGACGAGGACGGCGTCGTCATCGCCGCCAACGACTCCTTCGGGACCCTCCTCGGCACCGAGCCCGCGGCGCTCCGGGAGCAGGCCGCGGCCGACCTCGTCGACCTCGCCTCCGACGGCCGCACCTGGCACGCCTACCGCGAGGTGCTCGGCGGCCGCCGCTCCCGCTTCCGCTGCACCCGACGCCTCAAGCACGCCGACGGGCGCTCGCTGTGGGCCGAGGTCACCGTCGCTCCCGTGCCCGACAGCCGGCGCGTCCTGCTGTCGATCGCGGACATCAGCGAGCGGCGCGAGCTCCACGCCCGGCTGCGCCACCTCCAGATGCACGACCCGGTGACCCGGCTGCCCAACCGGGCACTGTTCTTCGAGCGCCTCTCGGCGGCCCTGGAGGTCGCGGCCCAGGACGCCGCGGTCGCCGAGGCCAGTGCGCAGTACGGCTCCCAGGAGTCCCCCCGGTCGCATGAGTCACACGAGTCATACGAGTCGTACGGCTATGGCAGAACAGGGCGGATCGGTCTCTGCTACCTGGACCTCGACGGCTTCAAGGCGGTCAACGACACCCTCGGCCACCGGGTCGGCGACCGGCTCCTGGCCGCCGTCGCCACCCGGCTGACGGAGTGCGCGGACAGCGACGGCTACACCCGCAACGGCGGCCACCTCGTGGCGCGGCTCGGCGGCGACGAGTTCGCGATCCTGGTCGAGGACTCCACCGGCACGGAACAACTGGCGGACCTGGCGCGCTCGGTGCTCGACGCGCTGCAGCACCCCTTCGACCTGGGCGGCCAGCGGCTCTCGGTCTCCGCCTCGATCGGCGTGGTCGAGCGGGCGGCGCCCGGGACGACGGCGACCGCCCTGATGCAGGCCGCGGACACCACGCTGTACTGGGCGAAGGCGGACGGCAAGGCCCGCTGGACGCTCTTCGACCCGGAGCGCAACGCCCACCGCATGACCAGGCAGTCGCTCTCCTCCACCCTGCGGCCGGCCGTGGAGCGCGGGGAGTTCGCCCTGGAGTACCAGCCACTGGTGGACCTGGCCGACGGGGCGGTGCGCGGGGTGGAGGCACTGGTGCGCTGGAACCACCCGCAGTTCGGCTCGCTCGCGCCGAATCGGTTCATCGGGATCGCCGAGGAGGACGGCTCCATCGTGGAGCTGGGGCGGTGGGTACTGGGCACCGCCTGCCGCCAGGCCCGGCAGTGGCAGAAGGACCATCCGCGCGAGCGCCCGATCTTCGTCAGCGTCAACGTGGCGGTCCGTCAGGTCTGGGACTCCGACCTGGTCGCGGACGTGGCCGGCATCCTCGCGGAGACCGGTCTCGCCCCGCACCTGCTCCAGCTGGAGCTGACCGAGTCCGCGGTGATGGGCTCGAACGGCCGGCCGCTCCAGGCGCTCCAGGCGCTGAGCGACATGGGCGTGCGGATCGCGATCGACGACTTCGGCACCGGCTACTCGAACCTCGCCTATCTGAGCCGGCTGCCGGTCTCCGTGCTCAAGCTGGACGGCTCCTTCGTCCGGGGCTTCCAGGACGAGGAGCACGCCAACCCGGCGGACGAGCTGATCGTCGAGGCGCTCGTGCACCTGGCGCACCGGCTCGGCCTCACCGTGACCGCGGAGTGCGTCGAGACGGCCGGGCAGGCCAGTCGGCTGCGCCGGATCGGCTGCGACACCGGGCAGGGCTGGCTGTACTCGCGGGCGGTGGCCCCGGACCGCATCGCCGAGCTGATCGGCACGGAGCCGCTGCCGGTCTGA
- a CDS encoding IclR family transcriptional regulator has protein sequence MALKPEPTAPFHSVQYALRVLETVSRHGGGVTDVQIARETGLPVAHLSSLLLMLRREGYVEQVADGAYVIGDSLVLLGSGLTRREALEAKLQETLTELRDSVGAAVYISRYIDGEVKITQFADGPRTPKVNEWVDFRSAAHASAVGKCLLTQLDQNGRRDHLSRHKIARLTSRTITSERILFSKLDSQPATVPVLDLQEYAVGTVCAAVPLTAGSAVGCLALSLPIEHAHRLRAAADTLNRRAAPVVLSLAI, from the coding sequence GTGGCGCTGAAGCCCGAGCCCACCGCGCCGTTCCACTCGGTGCAATACGCCCTGCGCGTCCTCGAGACGGTCTCACGGCACGGTGGCGGAGTGACAGACGTCCAGATCGCGCGCGAGACCGGCCTGCCCGTCGCCCACCTGTCCTCACTGCTCCTCATGCTCCGCCGCGAGGGGTACGTCGAGCAGGTCGCCGACGGCGCGTACGTGATCGGGGACTCCCTCGTCCTCCTCGGCTCCGGCCTGACCCGCCGCGAAGCCCTGGAGGCCAAGCTCCAGGAGACCCTGACCGAGCTCCGGGACTCCGTCGGCGCGGCGGTCTACATCAGTCGGTACATCGACGGCGAGGTGAAGATCACCCAGTTCGCCGACGGCCCGCGCACGCCCAAGGTCAACGAGTGGGTGGACTTCCGCTCGGCCGCGCACGCCAGCGCGGTCGGCAAGTGCCTGCTCACCCAGCTCGACCAGAACGGCCGCCGGGACCACCTCTCCCGGCACAAGATCGCCCGGCTGACCTCCCGGACGATCACCAGCGAGCGGATCCTCTTCTCGAAGCTCGACAGCCAGCCGGCGACCGTCCCCGTGCTCGACCTCCAGGAGTACGCGGTGGGCACGGTCTGCGCGGCCGTCCCGCTGACGGCGGGCTCCGCCGTGGGCTGCCTGGCGCTCTCCCTGCCGATCGAGCACGCCCACCGGCTGCGCGCGGCGGCGGACACGCTCAACCGGCGGGCCGCTCCGGTGGTGCTCTCGCTGGCGATCTGA
- a CDS encoding glycosyl hydrolase family 18 protein, producing MHPRKPLIAALLSSALAAGALAATAGLGSAQAAETGTTASTGGVKIAYYDQWSVYGNAFYPKHLDERGIAAGLDVINYSFGNIHPTDLTCFEANKAAGDDNNPNAGDGAGDSYADYQKSFSAADSVDGVADKWDQPIVGVFNQFKELKAKHPKLKINISIGGWSYSKWFSDAAKTDASRKKFVASCIKQYIQGDLPVEGGYGGPGTAAGIFDGIDIDWEYPGSPDGHLGNHYAPEDKQNFTLLLAEFRKQLDEYGAAHGGKKYLLTAALPAGQDKIKNIETDKIGAYLDYANIMTYDMHGAWDGDGPTYHQSPLRSGTNDPTDVIKPGTEKYSIENAIDSWIDGKPAYGITGGFPANKLTLGYEFYYRGWKGVPAGTTNGLAQPATGGSNARPLSQAAGIAYYKELGGIVDNPSTTFWDDQAKSAYFYKDGEFFTGLDKRTVQARADYAHNRGLAGAMMYSLLGLDANATLFKDIVTAVGSSPTTPTTPPTTPPTTPPTTPPTTTPPTTPPTTPPTTGCTAAPYVAGTVYTGGSLVSHKGHTWKAQWWTQNEEPGTTGEWGVWKDQGAC from the coding sequence GTGCACCCCCGTAAGCCCTTGATCGCCGCGCTCCTCAGCTCGGCCCTCGCCGCCGGCGCCCTCGCCGCCACGGCCGGACTCGGCTCCGCCCAGGCCGCCGAGACCGGCACCACCGCCTCCACGGGAGGCGTGAAAATCGCGTACTACGACCAGTGGAGCGTCTACGGGAACGCCTTCTACCCGAAGCACCTCGACGAGCGGGGCATCGCGGCGGGGCTGGACGTCATCAACTACTCGTTCGGGAACATCCACCCGACCGACCTCACCTGTTTCGAGGCCAACAAGGCCGCGGGCGACGACAACAACCCCAACGCGGGCGACGGCGCCGGCGACTCGTACGCCGACTACCAGAAGTCCTTCTCGGCCGCGGACAGCGTCGACGGCGTCGCCGACAAGTGGGACCAGCCGATCGTGGGCGTCTTCAACCAGTTCAAGGAGCTGAAGGCGAAGCACCCCAAGCTGAAGATCAACATCTCGATCGGCGGCTGGAGCTACTCCAAGTGGTTCTCGGACGCGGCCAAGACCGACGCGAGCCGCAAGAAGTTCGTCGCCTCCTGTATCAAGCAGTACATCCAGGGCGACCTGCCCGTCGAGGGCGGTTACGGCGGCCCCGGCACCGCGGCCGGCATCTTCGACGGCATCGACATCGACTGGGAGTACCCCGGCTCGCCCGACGGCCACCTCGGCAACCACTACGCCCCCGAGGACAAGCAGAACTTCACGCTCCTCCTCGCCGAGTTCCGCAAGCAGCTCGACGAGTACGGTGCGGCCCACGGCGGCAAGAAGTACCTCCTGACCGCCGCGCTCCCGGCCGGCCAGGACAAGATCAAGAACATCGAGACGGACAAGATCGGCGCGTACCTCGACTACGCGAACATCATGACGTACGACATGCACGGCGCCTGGGACGGCGACGGGCCCACGTACCACCAGTCCCCGCTGCGCTCCGGCACGAACGACCCGACCGACGTCATCAAGCCGGGCACCGAGAAGTACTCGATCGAGAACGCGATCGACTCCTGGATCGACGGCAAGCCCGCCTACGGCATCACCGGCGGCTTCCCGGCGAACAAGCTGACCCTCGGCTACGAGTTCTACTACCGCGGCTGGAAGGGCGTCCCGGCCGGCACCACCAACGGCCTCGCGCAGCCCGCGACCGGCGGTTCCAACGCCCGCCCGCTGAGCCAGGCGGCCGGCATCGCGTACTACAAGGAGCTCGGCGGCATCGTCGACAACCCGTCGACCACCTTCTGGGACGACCAGGCCAAGTCCGCGTACTTCTACAAGGACGGTGAGTTCTTCACCGGCCTGGACAAGCGCACCGTCCAGGCGCGCGCCGACTACGCCCACAACCGCGGCCTGGCCGGCGCGATGATGTACTCGCTCCTCGGCCTCGACGCCAACGCGACCCTCTTCAAGGACATCGTGACGGCGGTCGGCTCGTCCCCGACGACCCCGACCACCCCGCCCACGACCCCGCCGACGACGCCTCCCACCACCCCGCCGACCACCACGCCGCCCACCACCCCGCCGACGACGCCGCCGACCACCGGCTGCACCGCCGCGCCGTACGTGGCCGGCACCGTCTACACCGGCGGCTCGCTCGTCTCCCACAAGGGCCACACCTGGAAGGCCCAGTGGTGGACCCAGAACGAGGAGCCGGGCACGACCGGCGAGTGGGGCGTCTGGAAGGACCAGGGCGCCTGCTGA
- a CDS encoding AMP-binding protein — MRSADTVAELVRRQWGDHRTGLRDEHHTLTHHQVAAGAAARAALLVDLMPPVPRSEPHLGILLDNTPEYPLWLSAAALAGAAVAGINPTRRGPELARDILHTECRVLVTQRAHLPLLDGLALPGLRILVTDTEAYRELLAPYGNARPGDATLGPVRPDSRFLLSFTSGSTGAPKAALCSQGRLAAAGSSLVAHFSVGPDDVHYVCMPMFHGNAVIADWAPALAAGAGVALRARFSASRFLPDVRRFGATYFTYVGRAVQYLLATPPGPDDRAHPLRLGFGTEAGAVDAARFRERFGVPLVEGYGSSEGGAAIQRTPDTPAGAIGRAAPGDDLAVIDAESGEECAPARFSPTGRLLNAAEAVGELVNRGRSPFEGYWRNPEAEAARLRGGWYWTGDLFYRDADGFLYFAGRTDDRLRVDSENLAAAMIENILARWDRAAGVAVYAIPDPVTGDQVMAALALREGADFEPAAFADFLAVQPDLGTKMAPRFVRVMRELPLTATNKIHRVALRRAAFLCRDPVWWRPTPGASYEPLTPSAATALQAQYVRHGRELKFTNG; from the coding sequence ATGAGGAGCGCGGACACCGTCGCGGAGCTCGTACGGCGCCAGTGGGGCGACCACCGGACCGGCCTGAGGGACGAGCACCACACCCTCACCCACCACCAGGTCGCCGCCGGCGCCGCCGCGCGGGCCGCACTGCTCGTGGACCTGATGCCACCCGTGCCGAGGAGTGAGCCACACCTCGGCATCCTGCTCGACAACACGCCGGAGTACCCGCTCTGGCTCAGCGCGGCGGCCCTCGCGGGGGCCGCCGTCGCCGGGATCAACCCCACCCGGCGCGGCCCCGAACTCGCCCGGGACATCCTCCACACCGAGTGCCGGGTCCTCGTCACCCAGCGCGCCCACCTGCCGCTCCTCGACGGGCTCGCGCTGCCGGGCCTGCGGATCCTGGTCACGGACACCGAGGCCTACCGGGAACTCCTCGCCCCCTACGGGAACGCCCGGCCGGGAGACGCCACCCTCGGCCCCGTGCGCCCCGACAGCCGCTTCCTGCTCTCCTTCACCTCCGGTTCGACGGGCGCGCCGAAGGCCGCCCTGTGCAGCCAGGGGCGCCTGGCCGCCGCGGGCTCCTCGCTCGTCGCCCACTTCTCCGTCGGCCCGGACGACGTCCACTACGTCTGCATGCCGATGTTCCACGGCAACGCCGTGATCGCCGACTGGGCGCCCGCGCTCGCCGCCGGGGCCGGGGTGGCGCTACGGGCCCGCTTCTCGGCCTCCCGCTTCCTCCCCGACGTACGCCGCTTCGGTGCCACGTACTTCACCTACGTGGGCCGAGCCGTGCAGTACCTCCTTGCCACCCCGCCCGGCCCCGACGACCGCGCGCACCCGCTGCGGCTCGGCTTCGGCACGGAGGCGGGGGCGGTGGACGCGGCCCGCTTCCGGGAACGCTTCGGGGTCCCGCTCGTGGAGGGGTACGGCTCCTCCGAGGGCGGCGCGGCGATCCAGCGGACCCCGGACACGCCGGCGGGCGCGATCGGCCGGGCGGCACCGGGCGACGACCTGGCGGTGATCGATGCGGAGTCGGGCGAGGAATGCGCCCCGGCCCGCTTCTCGCCCACGGGCCGGCTCCTCAACGCCGCCGAGGCGGTCGGCGAGCTCGTCAACCGGGGCCGCTCGCCCTTCGAGGGCTACTGGCGCAACCCCGAGGCGGAGGCGGCCCGGCTGCGCGGCGGCTGGTACTGGACCGGTGACCTCTTCTACCGGGACGCCGACGGCTTCCTCTACTTCGCGGGCCGTACGGACGACCGCCTGCGGGTCGACAGCGAGAACCTGGCCGCGGCGATGATCGAGAACATCCTCGCCCGCTGGGACCGGGCGGCGGGGGTCGCCGTCTACGCGATACCCGACCCGGTGACGGGCGACCAGGTCATGGCGGCGCTGGCCCTGCGGGAGGGCGCGGACTTCGAGCCGGCGGCCTTCGCCGACTTCCTGGCCGTCCAGCCGGACCTGGGGACGAAGATGGCGCCGCGCTTCGTCCGCGTGATGCGGGAGCTGCCCCTCACGGCCACGAACAAGATCCACCGGGTGGCCCTCCGCCGGGCGGCGTTCCTCTGTCGGGACCCGGTCTGGTGGCGCCCCACGCCGGGCGCGTCGTACGAGCCCCTGACCCCCTCGGCCGCCACCGCGCTCCAAGCGCAGTACGTCCGCCATGGCAGGGAACTAAAGTTTACAAATGGCTGA
- a CDS encoding LLM class flavin-dependent oxidoreductase — MTDAIRGEARGSAPVPLSVLDLVTVGSGRTATQALATSVELSRLAERRGFHRHWVAEHHSMPGVASSSPAVILAHLAAHTRRIRLGSGGVMLPNHAPLVVAEQFGTLEALAPGRVDLGLGRAPGTDGVTAAALRRSDTLDEGADDFPQQLAELTRFLDDDFPDGHPYARIHAVPGPVQGPKGRPPIWLLGSSGFSARLAGVLGLPFAFAHHFSARNTIPALDLYRDSFRPSEVLDAPYAMIGVSAFAAEEAAQARRQVLAGALAMLRLRTGRPGLVPTPEEAEAYGFSPAEREFVDGWLANVVYGTPGEVRVGLDDLRKRTGADELMITANGHGGAERVRSYELIADAYELPELPESPELPEA; from the coding sequence GTGACCGACGCTATTCGAGGAGAGGCGCGGGGCAGCGCGCCCGTGCCGCTGTCCGTGCTGGACCTGGTGACCGTCGGCAGCGGGCGGACCGCGACCCAGGCGCTCGCCACGAGCGTCGAGCTGAGCCGGCTCGCCGAGCGGCGCGGCTTCCACCGGCACTGGGTGGCCGAGCACCACTCCATGCCCGGGGTCGCCTCCTCCTCCCCGGCCGTGATCCTCGCCCACCTCGCGGCCCACACCCGGCGCATCCGGCTCGGCTCGGGCGGCGTCATGCTGCCCAACCACGCCCCGCTCGTCGTCGCCGAGCAGTTCGGCACCCTGGAGGCCCTCGCCCCGGGCCGGGTCGACCTCGGCCTCGGGCGCGCGCCCGGCACCGACGGGGTGACGGCCGCGGCCCTGCGCCGCTCCGACACCCTCGACGAGGGCGCCGACGACTTCCCGCAGCAGCTGGCCGAGCTGACCCGCTTCCTGGACGACGACTTCCCGGACGGCCACCCGTACGCCCGGATCCACGCTGTGCCGGGGCCGGTGCAGGGCCCGAAGGGGCGCCCGCCGATCTGGCTGCTCGGTTCCTCCGGCTTCAGCGCCCGTCTCGCCGGGGTGCTCGGGCTGCCCTTCGCCTTCGCCCACCACTTCTCGGCCAGGAACACGATCCCGGCGCTCGACCTCTACCGGGACTCCTTCCGGCCCTCGGAGGTCCTCGACGCCCCGTACGCGATGATCGGCGTCTCGGCGTTCGCCGCCGAGGAGGCGGCGCAGGCCCGCCGCCAGGTCCTCGCCGGCGCGCTCGCGATGCTGCGGCTGCGCACCGGCCGGCCCGGCCTGGTGCCGACGCCGGAGGAGGCGGAGGCGTACGGATTCAGCCCCGCCGAGCGGGAGTTCGTCGACGGCTGGCTCGCGAACGTCGTGTACGGCACGCCGGGCGAGGTGCGCGTCGGCCTGGACGACCTCCGGAAGCGGACGGGTGCGGACGAGCTGATGATCACGGCCAACGGGCACGGCGGCGCGGAGCGGGTGCGGAGCTACGAGCTGATCGCCGACGCGTACGAGCTTCCGGAGCTGCCGGAGTCGCCGGAACTGCCGGAGGCCTAG
- a CDS encoding sensor domain-containing protein, whose translation MDPRTPWQALTRPRFPLGPWPWRAVGYLVSGGLVGAVAGAGLLVLGVFSMFLVGLPLLLLSGLALGRVERLRLRLVDLDPVPDPHRVPAAPGLAAWLRVRAGEQATWRELAYALLFATVLWPLDLLALAVGVGLPLALLSAPFRLAADGYETKVVKAYLVTSYPEALAAALIGAVLLVALAYPLAAVAGARAALARALLTPRETEREAAIGEVIASRARLVDAFEAERRRIERDLHDGAQQRLVALTMTLGLARLDAPPGGPLAEQLAKAHAEAGQVLTELRELIHGIHPQVLADYGLGPALADAADRSAVPVDVGADLSALPRLPVAVESAAYFAGCEALANIGKHSGARRARITARHTGGVLRLDAEDDGRGGADPARGSGLTGLADRIAVLDGTLTIMSPPGGPTLLRVEIPCPALPTGSVSSSPRTASSSGRD comes from the coding sequence ATGGACCCCCGTACCCCCTGGCAGGCACTCACCCGCCCCCGTTTCCCCCTCGGCCCCTGGCCCTGGCGGGCCGTCGGATACCTCGTGTCGGGCGGGCTCGTCGGGGCCGTCGCCGGGGCCGGGCTCCTGGTGCTGGGGGTGTTCTCGATGTTCCTCGTCGGGCTGCCGCTGCTCCTCCTCTCCGGGCTCGCCCTCGGCCGGGTCGAGCGCCTGCGGCTCCGTCTCGTCGACCTGGACCCCGTCCCCGACCCGCACCGCGTCCCCGCCGCGCCCGGCCTCGCCGCGTGGCTCCGGGTCCGGGCGGGGGAGCAGGCCACCTGGCGGGAGCTCGCGTACGCCCTGCTGTTCGCCACCGTCCTGTGGCCGCTCGACCTCCTCGCCCTCGCCGTGGGTGTCGGCCTGCCCCTCGCCCTCCTCAGCGCCCCGTTCCGGCTGGCCGCGGACGGATACGAGACCAAGGTCGTCAAGGCGTACCTCGTCACCTCCTACCCGGAGGCCCTGGCCGCCGCCCTCATCGGCGCCGTCCTCCTCGTCGCCCTCGCCTACCCGCTCGCCGCCGTCGCCGGCGCCCGCGCCGCCCTCGCCCGGGCGCTGCTCACGCCCCGTGAGACCGAGAGGGAGGCCGCGATCGGCGAGGTCATCGCCTCCCGTGCCCGGCTCGTCGACGCCTTCGAGGCCGAGCGGCGCCGCATCGAGCGCGACCTGCACGACGGGGCCCAGCAGCGCCTGGTCGCCCTCACCATGACCCTGGGCCTGGCCCGGCTCGACGCCCCGCCCGGCGGCCCGCTCGCCGAGCAGCTGGCGAAGGCCCACGCGGAGGCCGGACAGGTCCTGACGGAGCTCCGCGAGCTGATCCACGGCATCCATCCGCAGGTCCTCGCCGACTACGGACTCGGCCCGGCGCTCGCGGACGCCGCCGACCGCTCCGCCGTCCCCGTCGACGTCGGCGCCGACCTCTCCGCGCTGCCCCGGCTGCCCGTCGCCGTCGAGAGCGCCGCGTACTTCGCCGGCTGCGAGGCGCTCGCCAACATCGGCAAGCACAGCGGCGCCCGCCGGGCGCGGATCACCGCCCGGCACACCGGTGGCGTCCTGCGGCTCGACGCCGAGGACGACGGGCGCGGCGGCGCGGACCCGGCCCGGGGCTCCGGCCTCACCGGACTCGCCGACCGGATCGCCGTCCTCGATGGCACACTGACGATCATGAGCCCGCCGGGCGGGCCGACCCTCCTGAGAGTGGAGATCCCGTGTCCCGCACTGCCGACAGGCTCCGTGTCGTCCTCGCCGAGGACAGCGTCCTCCTCCGGGAGGGACTGA
- a CDS encoding M6 family metalloprotease domain-containing protein, with the protein MRAQQPPGGVERSRLRAGAAAFTALAALAATGLVAGPAVGAPSASPCALPRTAAHHSLGLDTWNSSYPRPNQDLDAVMIFLSFPDSAPLTEPAELAADHFPATSEYFARASYGRFDLRPHPRPSWTPMPHASEGYAIRRDWDAGKRAAYLRDAIAAADKDVDFSRYDIVYLVADPDAPGVDSDATKVVNLEHPLEADGTEIKRVVTVFERHPPDRNVLAHETGHVFDLPDLYHRPVDGKGDWDTHVGDWDVMGSQFGLSPDLFGWHKWKLGWLSRAQIACVQGSASRLVSLEPIDVPPPAGGTLGTRLAVVRTGPDSVLAIEARSSAGNDADTCTEGVLVYRVRSSAASGDGPVEVVDAHPATQACADRSVYPPLADAPLEEGETLTVPGTGVRVEVTDRTEAGDWTVKITPPRGA; encoded by the coding sequence GTGAGGGCTCAGCAGCCACCCGGGGGAGTGGAACGCTCACGACTGCGTGCCGGCGCGGCGGCCTTCACCGCGCTCGCCGCCCTGGCCGCCACGGGGCTCGTCGCGGGCCCCGCCGTCGGCGCGCCCTCGGCGAGTCCCTGCGCCCTGCCCCGTACCGCCGCCCACCACTCGCTCGGCCTCGACACCTGGAACAGCTCCTACCCCCGGCCGAACCAGGACCTCGACGCGGTCATGATCTTCCTGTCCTTCCCGGACTCCGCACCGCTCACCGAACCGGCCGAACTCGCCGCCGACCACTTCCCCGCCACCAGCGAGTACTTCGCCCGCGCCTCCTACGGACGCTTCGACCTGCGCCCGCACCCCCGGCCCTCCTGGACCCCGATGCCGCACGCGTCGGAGGGGTACGCCATACGGCGTGACTGGGACGCCGGGAAGCGGGCCGCCTACCTCCGCGACGCGATCGCCGCCGCCGACAAGGACGTCGACTTCTCGCGGTACGACATCGTCTACCTGGTCGCCGACCCGGACGCGCCCGGCGTGGACTCCGACGCGACCAAGGTCGTCAACCTGGAGCACCCGCTGGAGGCCGACGGCACCGAGATCAAGCGCGTCGTCACCGTCTTCGAGCGGCACCCGCCCGACCGCAACGTCCTCGCCCACGAGACCGGCCACGTCTTCGACCTGCCCGACCTCTACCACCGGCCGGTGGACGGCAAGGGCGACTGGGACACCCATGTGGGTGACTGGGACGTCATGGGCAGCCAGTTCGGACTCTCCCCGGACCTCTTCGGCTGGCACAAGTGGAAGCTCGGCTGGCTCTCCCGCGCCCAGATCGCCTGCGTCCAGGGCTCCGCCTCCCGGCTGGTCAGCCTGGAGCCGATCGACGTCCCGCCCCCGGCCGGCGGCACCCTCGGCACCCGGCTCGCCGTCGTCCGCACCGGCCCCGACAGCGTCCTGGCGATCGAGGCCCGGAGCAGTGCCGGGAACGACGCCGACACCTGCACCGAGGGCGTGCTCGTCTACCGGGTCCGCAGCAGCGCGGCCTCCGGCGACGGCCCGGTCGAGGTCGTGGACGCGCACCCGGCCACCCAGGCGTGCGCGGACCGCTCCGTCTACCCGCCGCTCGCGGACGCCCCCCTGGAGGAGGGCGAGACCCTGACCGTGCCCGGGACCGGGGTCCGCGTCGAGGTCACCGACCGCACCGAGGCGGGCGACTGGACGGTGAAGATCACCCCTCCCAGAGGGGCCTGA